DNA from Pseudomonas mendocina:
CTTGGTAACCGCGTACACGCGTGTCAGCCGGATACTGCATCGGCCCGAGTTCGAGTGGCTGGGTCAACTCGGCTTGCCAGCCCTGAAGCTCGCCATAGGGCCTGTCGAGCCATAGGTTCCAGATACGCAGGTCGAGCCCCCGGAAGTGGATCGGCGTGTCGTCCGTCGCCAACTGCCAGCGTCCGTCTTGCAGCGCCTGCACGGATACCGGAGCTGGCCAGATGGCGCCTGCCACCTCGCTGCCTGCTGCCAGGGTGCAGCTGTCCAGCTGCCAATCCGCTGGTTTGAACTGCGTGCCAAGCGGGTAGCGGAAGGTGACATCGGCTTGCGACGAGCACAGCCAACCGTCGATGCGTGCATCCTCTACCAGTTGCGCGCTGGCTCGTGTTTCGTCCAGAGACAGGCTGCGCACCCGCACATCGCGCACTTTGCCTGGTGCCTTGTCGAACTCGGCATGCTGCAGGCTCTGCAAACCATGGGGGAGGGGATCGCCACTGAGGTTCGTGTCGGGCTCCAGGCGCGCGATCTTCACCCGCGTTCCGGCTGGCAGCACCAGTTCGCCAAGCACCTGTTCGGATTCCAGGTGCTGAACGAGTGCGCGTGCTTCGTACCAGTCCTGCAACTGCCAGGTCAGCAATTGAAAGGCTGGCAGGCTGCCGACGATGAAGAATACGGCGAGAAACCCGAACCGCTTGCGTCTTGCCAGCATGTAGGCCCTGGCGCGTGGATGCAGGCTGGCGCCGAGCAAGCCCAGCAGGCCGGGTACGCAGATGATGGCGAGCAGCAGGAGCAGCGCTCCGAGCAGCATGGCCGTGGGGCTGATGGGAATCATGGGACGTCCTTGTGGCGCGGCGGGTGCTATGTGCGGCAGAGCTTAAAAGCCGTCCAGCGTCGAATCAACGCGCATGGTATCGAGAGCGCTGGGCGGGGCACCGCATAAGTCCCTGATCCCTATCCGCGTCCGCGAGTACAGCGGCTCATATCCACCTTACCCACGTACGGGTTACCCCAACCCATCACGCAAGCCACCTGCTGGTTGCGCTGCTGTTCCCAGGGTTTGGGTGGGTAGGCCTTGTGCCAGGCTTCGTAGAGCTGGCGATCCTGTTTCGACAGGCGCAGCTTGTAGCGGTCAGCCATGTAGAAATAGGTGCGTGCGACCATCCCGCGTACGGCCTGGCGCGGCATCACCTTGCGCGCCTTGAAGTCCACCACCGTCTCGCAACGGCCGTATTGATGTGGCTTCTGTGGCAGCCAGGCGAAGGCGTAATTGCTGCGGTCGCCATTCACCTCGCCGATGCTCGGCACCAGGTTGTGCAGATCCGCTTCGGCCTTGCGGAACTGCACATCGTTGGCCGCGCAGTGCTTGCGTCCGCCTTTCTGCCAGCACTGGCGCTGATGGCCGATCACCCAGGCCGGAACGATGTGTTCCCACTCGATACGCTGGGCGCGATTTGCATTCTTGCGCGGTGTGTAACCACAGGAGCGCAGGTCGACCCGGTTGCCACTGTACTTGCAGCCACAGTAGAACTCGGTGGATTGCTGGGCATACAGCGGCCGGGCAAGGCGCTTGGCTTCGTTGAAGTCTCGCGGCGCAGCGTTGAGGGAGGCGGTAAGGCAGTAGCAGAGAAGAGGGAGTAAGCATCGAATCATGGTGCGGCAGGGTAGCCGTCACCGCTGCCGATTGGAAGAAGGAAAACTGATATTTTTCAATGGCTTGTGTAGTGGCTAGATGCCTTGTTTCGGGACTTCGGACAGTCCGGGCGGACAATCCGAAGCCCCGGCGGAGTCGTCAGCTGAACCTCGGTAGCTGCTGATCGGTAGTGCCCATTTCGCTCCCAGCTTGCTGCGGCAGGCCGGCGACCTTCAGCACTGGCATCTTCTCACCTACCAGACGCAGGTCGCGACGGGGCAGGGCGAAGCGCACGTCCAGCTCGCGCAGGGCATCGAGCAAGTGCAGATTGATCTCCTGCTGGATGTCCATGTACTGGTTGTAGTCCGAGGTCAGCACGATATACACCACCTCGAAGGTCAGCTGGCTCTCGTCGAAACCGAGAAAGTGCGCGCGGTCGAATCGGGTCTTGGGTGTGGCGCGGATGATCTCGCCTACCTTCTCGGCCACCTGGCGCACCTTCGTGCTCGGCGTGTCGTAGTTGATGCCGAACTTGAAGACGATACGGCGGGTGTCCATGCGCTTGTAGTTGTGCACGATCTGCCGCAGCAGGTCTGCGTTGGCGCACACCACCTGCTCGCCGCTGAGACTGCGGATGCGCGTGGTCTTCAGGCCGATGTGCTCGATGCTGCCGGCCACTTCGCCGAACACCACGAAGTCACCGATCTCGAAGGGCTTGTCGACACCAATGGAAAGTGAGGCGAACACATCGCTGAGCACCGTCTGCACCGCCAGGGCCACGGCGATACCGCCGACCCCCAGGCTGGCCACTAGTGCGGTGATATCCACACCGAGGTTGGCCAGGATCGACAACAGCATCACCGACCACACCACGATCAAAATCATGATGCTGATGATGGTGGTCATCACCGGGTTGTAGTGACCACCGCTCTTGCCCATCACCAGGCTGCGCGACCACAGGCGTACGCCGGTATCGACCCACAGCGCCACCTGCAAGGCCAGGGCGACGAACCAGGTATGGCTCAGCGCGCTTTGCCAGGCGAGCGGCAAATCTGCCAGACGCAGCGCCAACAGCAGGGAGAACGCCAGCAACAACAGGCGGCTGGTACGGCCTATGACCATGGCGATGAAGTGTGGCCAACTGTTTTCCTGATCCTTCGACCTGGCCTTGAGGCGCTTGTGCAGGGTGTTTACCAGGGTTCGCAGTACGCTGTAGATCAGTACCGTGGCGACCAGCACGATCGCCACGTTCAGCCAGAGATCACGTTCGAGCCAGATATTCCACTGTTCCATCGCCAGGGGCCTCCAGAAAAATTCACATAGTTTTCTGTGGGCGTGGGGGAGCAGAAGTTCCGGGAAATGGGTGAGTGGTCAGGACGGCTTTAATCCGTAGGAGAAAAGGTCGTGGCAGTAAGTAGAGTGCCGGTTTAGATACTGGATTAGTGAAACGAAAAAGCCCCGTCATCACTGACGGGGCTTTTTCTTTGCTGTCTGGAGCGGGTGATGGGAATCGAACCCACGGCTCTAGCTTGGGAAGCTAGGGTATTACCATTATACGACACCCGCAGCGGGTGCCTTTATACCGGAAGCCGTTGCGGAAATGAAGCGCGGAGCGCTGTCGGGACACCCGTAGATACATTCGCTCCGCGCTTCGGATCCCTCATACCGCCATCGCCTGAAGGTCGCGCAGGTCGCCTTTGGCTGGCAGTTGCAGGCGTTTGCTGGGGGCGTTGAAGAAGTCCAGCAGCACGCGTTGGGTCTGCAGCCAGGCGGCCTTGTGTTCCATATCGAGGAAGTGGCCGGCATCGTCGATCACGGCGAATTGGGCGTTGTCGATGTGTTGGGCGAACAGGCAGGCGTCTTCCACCGAGGTGTATTCGTCGCGGTCACCGTTGACGAATATCAGCGGGATGTCGATGGCCTGCAGGCATTCCTTGCGGCAGTGCGCTTCCAGGTTCAGCACCTGCTTGATGTGCGCGTACATCTGCCGGTACTCGTGCTCGTCGAGGGTGCTGACGTGCTTGTGGTTGAAGCGTTTGAACAGCGACGGCAGGTGCTTGCCGATGGTGCTGTTGACCAGCAGGGCGATGTTGTCGCGATCCACCGCATGCAGGAAGCGCAGGCCCTTGTGCAGGTAGTCGAGCATCGGCACGTTGAGGATCGGTGAGAAGGAGCAGATGGCGGCCTTCTCCAGCGTCGCCGGGCGCTGCGCCAGGGCGAGCAGGGAGGCGACGCCGCCCCAGGAGAAGGACATCAGGTAGTTGGCGCCATAGTGGTCGATCAGGTGCAGCAGAATCGCCGCTTCGTCTTCCTTGGTGATAGGTGTGAAGTCGCTGTTGTGCGGCTTCGACTGGCCGGCGTAGGGCAGGTCGAATGCCACCACGTTGAACTGCGGTTGCAGGTATTTGACCGTTTGCGTGAACGAGGCCGTGGTCGCCAGAGAGCCATTGACCAGAATGATGGTCTTGCTTGCTGCCGGGTTGCCGTAGAACTCCGTGTGTACCTTGTGCTTCCTGTTGATCTCGACGACTGCGGTTTCTGGCCTCATGTCGTTTCCTCCTGGCGCAAGTGTGTCAAGGCGAGCGGCGGCCGTTCGCATTTGAGTGAGCAGTCAGAAAAGCGCCTGAGCGTGACAGCTTGATGTCAGGCTGGAGATTTTTATAAGTATTTGAATTTCAAGCAGTTAGGATCGAAACAGTCGAGCGCTCCAGACCTTTTTCAAGGCCGTGGAGAGGGCGGTGTTACCAGGCAGGAATCCAGTCGGCGCAGAGCGCCAGCAACCGAGAGAACGCTTAGTTGTCTTGTCGTGACCATATGGTCATCTAAAGACTTATGGTTCGATTCAAGCAGCTCGCTTGCAGCTGCGCAAGGGCAAGTCACATCTTTATCGCACTCTGGCACTGCCGTTGGTCGGGTCGTGATGTTGGCCGCGAGAAGGGGATCAGACGCTGGCGATTTCGATCTGGGTCAGGGCGCGGTATTGGCCTGGGGCGAGCTTTGGGTCGAGGACGATGTCACCCATGCGTTCGCGGTGCAGGGCGACGACGCGATTGCGGAAGTGGCCGAACATGCGCTTGACCTGATGGTAGCGGCCTTCGAACAGGGTCAGGCGGGCGTGGTGGCTGCTCAGTACGTCGAGCTGGGCGGGCAGGGTGGTGAGGTCTTCGAAGGCGAAGTACAGGCCCAGGGCGAAGACCTCGGCGTACTCGGCGGTGATCGGCTGTTCGGTGGTGACGTGGTAGACCTTGGGCTTGCGCTGCTGTGGCTGGGTGATGCGGCGCGACCAGCGTCCGTCGTTGGTGATCAGCAGCAGGCCGCTGGTGTTCAGGTCGAGGCGCCCGGCCAGATGTAGCTCGTGCTTGTCCGGCTCGTCCAGGAGGTCGAGGACGGTGCGGTGTTCGTCGTGCTCGGTGGCGCTGACCACGCCGACCGGTTTGTGCAGCATCCAGTAGCGCGCGCTGCGCCCGGCCTGCAGCAATTCGTCATCCAGCTCGACGCGCTGGAAATCGCGCAGGTCAAAGCGCGGATCCTGCACCACCACGCCATCCACACGCAGGCGTCCGGCGCTGATCAGCAGGCGGCTGTCCTGGCGGCTGAAACGGGGGAAGTTGCTGAGGAAGCGATCCAGGCGCATGGCTCAGTTCTGCTCGCCGCGTTCGGCCGCATCCAGCACGCCGGCGCAGGCGGGGCACAGGCAGGCCTGGTCACGTTGCTCGGGCGTAAGGCGCTCTAGCGCGGCCGGATCGACCTGCGCGTCGAAGCACCAGCAGGGTTCGTCACGCCCGGCAGCGACGCTGCACTGGTTGGCCTTGCCGCATAGCGGGCAGCGTTGCGTGTCCATCAGCTGTCGACGCAGACGCGGTCGCGCCCGGCCTGCTTCGCGCGGTAAAGCGCGCGGTCGGTGCGGCCGAGCAGGGCGTGCAGGCTTTCGTCGGTTTGCCATTGGCTGAGGCCGAGGCTGACGGTGACCTGCAGGGTCTGGCCTTCGACTTGATAGCGCTGTTCGGCGCATTGCTGACGCAGTTTCTCGGCCAGATCGTGGGCGGCCTGGCGGTCGGTGTTCTTCAGCAGCAGGATGAATTCCTCGCCACCCCAGCGGCAGAGAATGTCGGACTGGCGCAGCGCGCCGCGTAGTTGCTGGGCGAAATCGTGCAGCACCTGGTCGCCAGCGAGGTGGCCGTACTCGTCGTTGATCAGCTTGAAGTTGTCCAGATCCAGCAGCACGGCGCACAGCGGGCTGCTGTCGCGTTGCGCTTCCTGCAGGGCCTGTTCGGCGAGGATGTCGAAGCCGCGGCGGTTGGGCAGTTCGGTGAGGCTGTCGGTGGTGGCCAGGGCGGCGATGCGCTGCTGGTAGCGACGAATCGCCAGGCTGACCAGGGTTAGCACGATGGCGGTGACCAGCAGGCACAGCAGCAGGTTTATGTAGAGCCCCTGGCGGATGCCTGCCAGGGCCTTGTCCTGCTTGTCGACGAACAGGTACCACTCCAGCTCGGGAATGTAGCGCACGTTGAGGAAGTGCTCGCGGCCCTGCTCCTGGTATTCGAACTGACCGCTTTGCGGCGTGGGCAGTTTTTCCATCAGGCCGTCGAGGCCGGGCACGTCAGCCAGCGAATCGCCGACCTGGGCGCCCATCGGCCCGCCCTGGGCGCCGGTGAGGGTGATGCGCCCGGTGGTGTCGACGAAGTAGACGCTGCGTTCGTAGCGCGCCTGGTACTCGTCGATCAGCTTGACCACGGCATCGACCGCCAGGCCGACGCCGGTGGCGCCGATGAAGCTGCCGTCGTAGTCGAACACCTTGTAGTTGATGAAGATGGTCAGGCGGTCGGCGTTGGCCATGTCGACGTCGACGTTGATCTCGTAGGGCTCCTTGAGGCCGCGTACGCGGTAGTACCAGACGTCGCGCGGCTCGTCCGGCTTGACCTGCTTGAGCACGCCCTTGGCCTGGTAGTAGGTGCTGGTCTTGTCGGAGACGAAGAAGCTGGTGAAGGCGCCATAGTGCTCCTGCACTTCACGCAGGTAGCGGGTCATCTGCCCGTTGTCCTGTTCGCCGGCCAGCACCCAGTCACGCAGGAAGGTGTCGCGGGCCATCATCGAGGAGATGAGGATGGGACGCACCAGATCCTTCTGGATTTCCGAATAGACGGTGTCGGAGGTCAGTGGCAGTTCGGTGTTGATGATGCTGTCGCGAATCGAGTCGCGCGAGGCGTAATAGCTCAGCAGCGAGGTGGTGAGAAAGCCGCTACCGAGCAGGAACAGGAGCAGTAACACCAACGAGGTTTGCGTGTGCCGTTTGGGGCGCAGGGACATGGGTGAATCCGGGAGCGGGTTGATGGCGTGATGCTAGCTTGCCGGAAGGGGATAGCGCCAGTTGTGATCACAATCGACGCTGTTATCGGTGGCCAATGTTTGAGTGAGGATGCCCGGATTGCATCCGGGCTATGGGCTTGTTGTGGGAGCGGCTTCAGCCGCGATTGCGCTTGCCTGTATTGCAGCGGGTCATGAGACGGTCGTGGTGACAGCCCCTTCCGCAGGAAGTCTGCGTTTGTGTGGATCGCGGCTGAATCTGCTCCTACGGTGCGCTTGTGCACCTCCCACAGGATGTTCGCGGGCCCTGTGGGAGGGCGCTTCAGTG
Protein-coding regions in this window:
- a CDS encoding alpha/beta fold hydrolase, coding for MRPETAVVEINRKHKVHTEFYGNPAASKTIILVNGSLATTASFTQTVKYLQPQFNVVAFDLPYAGQSKPHNSDFTPITKEDEAAILLHLIDHYGANYLMSFSWGGVASLLALAQRPATLEKAAICSFSPILNVPMLDYLHKGLRFLHAVDRDNIALLVNSTIGKHLPSLFKRFNHKHVSTLDEHEYRQMYAHIKQVLNLEAHCRKECLQAIDIPLIFVNGDRDEYTSVEDACLFAQHIDNAQFAVIDDAGHFLDMEHKAAWLQTQRVLLDFFNAPSKRLQLPAKGDLRDLQAMAV
- a CDS encoding endonuclease, giving the protein MIRCLLPLLCYCLTASLNAAPRDFNEAKRLARPLYAQQSTEFYCGCKYSGNRVDLRSCGYTPRKNANRAQRIEWEHIVPAWVIGHQRQCWQKGGRKHCAANDVQFRKAEADLHNLVPSIGEVNGDRSNYAFAWLPQKPHQYGRCETVVDFKARKVMPRQAVRGMVARTYFYMADRYKLRLSKQDRQLYEAWHKAYPPKPWEQQRNQQVACVMGWGNPYVGKVDMSRCTRGRG
- a CDS encoding pseudouridine synthase, which codes for MRLDRFLSNFPRFSRQDSRLLISAGRLRVDGVVVQDPRFDLRDFQRVELDDELLQAGRSARYWMLHKPVGVVSATEHDEHRTVLDLLDEPDKHELHLAGRLDLNTSGLLLITNDGRWSRRITQPQQRKPKVYHVTTEQPITAEYAEVFALGLYFAFEDLTTLPAQLDVLSSHHARLTLFEGRYHQVKRMFGHFRNRVVALHRERMGDIVLDPKLAPGQYRALTQIEIASV
- a CDS encoding mechanosensitive ion channel family protein, giving the protein MEQWNIWLERDLWLNVAIVLVATVLIYSVLRTLVNTLHKRLKARSKDQENSWPHFIAMVIGRTSRLLLLAFSLLLALRLADLPLAWQSALSHTWFVALALQVALWVDTGVRLWSRSLVMGKSGGHYNPVMTTIISIMILIVVWSVMLLSILANLGVDITALVASLGVGGIAVALAVQTVLSDVFASLSIGVDKPFEIGDFVVFGEVAGSIEHIGLKTTRIRSLSGEQVVCANADLLRQIVHNYKRMDTRRIVFKFGINYDTPSTKVRQVAEKVGEIIRATPKTRFDRAHFLGFDESQLTFEVVYIVLTSDYNQYMDIQQEINLHLLDALRELDVRFALPRRDLRLVGEKMPVLKVAGLPQQAGSEMGTTDQQLPRFS
- a CDS encoding sensor domain-containing diguanylate cyclase encodes the protein MSLRPKRHTQTSLVLLLLFLLGSGFLTTSLLSYYASRDSIRDSIINTELPLTSDTVYSEIQKDLVRPILISSMMARDTFLRDWVLAGEQDNGQMTRYLREVQEHYGAFTSFFVSDKTSTYYQAKGVLKQVKPDEPRDVWYYRVRGLKEPYEINVDVDMANADRLTIFINYKVFDYDGSFIGATGVGLAVDAVVKLIDEYQARYERSVYFVDTTGRITLTGAQGGPMGAQVGDSLADVPGLDGLMEKLPTPQSGQFEYQEQGREHFLNVRYIPELEWYLFVDKQDKALAGIRQGLYINLLLCLLVTAIVLTLVSLAIRRYQQRIAALATTDSLTELPNRRGFDILAEQALQEAQRDSSPLCAVLLDLDNFKLINDEYGHLAGDQVLHDFAQQLRGALRQSDILCRWGGEEFILLLKNTDRQAAHDLAEKLRQQCAEQRYQVEGQTLQVTVSLGLSQWQTDESLHALLGRTDRALYRAKQAGRDRVCVDS
- a CDS encoding cysteine-rich CWC family protein, whose translation is MDTQRCPLCGKANQCSVAAGRDEPCWCFDAQVDPAALERLTPEQRDQACLCPACAGVLDAAERGEQN